In Phyllopteryx taeniolatus isolate TA_2022b chromosome 1, UOR_Ptae_1.2, whole genome shotgun sequence, the following proteins share a genomic window:
- the spryd4 gene encoding SPRY domain-containing protein 4 isoform X1, translating into MPAGGDRARACFASEQRKRREHVGKEIWRRLAVRLVYVAWLDGRSAFSRLRAMDEESSGRRGDKSARQLGTVRLCAGVQFRLDERTAHSSLDLFKKDTGVIYRMLGLDPSHVQANPERFRDWAVVFGDEKITGGRHYWEVTVKKSQEFRVGVAEALMSRDDCVGTSDSSWVFGYAQRKWFAMTNNKMVPVTLVGKADRVGILLDFEAGLLGLVDIEKRRIVHAIRRHFKTPLCPAFGLWDGELLTHSGLEEPEGLKEQL; encoded by the exons ATGCCTGCAGGGGGCGACAGAGCCAGAGCTTGTTTTGCTTCTGAGCAGCGGAAGCGAAGGGAGCACGTCGGCAAGGAAATATGGCGTCGCCTCGCAGTGCGGCTTGTGTATGTCGCTTGGCTGGACGGACGGTCGGCTTTCTCGCGGCTGCGAGCCATGGACGAGGAGTCCTCTGGCCGGCGAGGAGACAAATCAGCACGTCAACTGGGGACA GTACGTTTGTGTGCAGGTGTGCAGTTCCGCCTTGACGAGAGGACGGCTCACAGCAGTCTGGACCTCTTCAAGAAAGACACGGGGGTCATTTACCGCATGCTGGGTCTCGACCCCAGCCACGTGCAAGCCAACCCTGAGCGTTTCCGAGACTGGGCGGTGGTGTTTGGCGATGAGAAGATCACTGGCGGGCGCCACTACTGGGAGGTGACGGTCAAAAAGTCGCAGGAGTTTCGGGTGGGCGTGGCCGAAGCGCTAATGTCCCGTGACGACTGCGTGGGTACCAGCGACTCCTCCTGGGTGTTCGGCTACGCTCAGCGCAAGTGGTTTGCCATGACCAACAATAAGATGGTTCCTGTGACCCTGGTGGGGAAGGCGGACCGCGTAGGCATCCTGCTGGACTTCGAAGCGGGCCTTCTTGGGCTGGTCGACATTGAGAAACGCAGGATCGTTCACGCCATCAGGCGTCACTTCAAGACTCCCCTTTGCCCTGCTTTTGGGCTTTGGGACGGGGAGCTGCTCACGCACTCGGGCCTGGAAGAACCGGAGGGCCTCAAGGAACAGCTGTAA
- the spryd4 gene encoding SPRY domain-containing protein 4 isoform X2, whose product MASPRSAACVCRLAGRTVGFLAAASHGRGVLWPARRQISTSTGDSVQFRLDERTAHSSLDLFKKDTGVIYRMLGLDPSHVQANPERFRDWAVVFGDEKITGGRHYWEVTVKKSQEFRVGVAEALMSRDDCVGTSDSSWVFGYAQRKWFAMTNNKMVPVTLVGKADRVGILLDFEAGLLGLVDIEKRRIVHAIRRHFKTPLCPAFGLWDGELLTHSGLEEPEGLKEQL is encoded by the exons ATGGCGTCGCCTCGCAGTGCGGCTTGTGTATGTCGCTTGGCTGGACGGACGGTCGGCTTTCTCGCGGCTGCGAGCCATGGACGAGGAGTCCTCTGGCCGGCGAGGAGACAAATCAGCACGTCAACTGGGGACA GTGTGCAGTTCCGCCTTGACGAGAGGACGGCTCACAGCAGTCTGGACCTCTTCAAGAAAGACACGGGGGTCATTTACCGCATGCTGGGTCTCGACCCCAGCCACGTGCAAGCCAACCCTGAGCGTTTCCGAGACTGGGCGGTGGTGTTTGGCGATGAGAAGATCACTGGCGGGCGCCACTACTGGGAGGTGACGGTCAAAAAGTCGCAGGAGTTTCGGGTGGGCGTGGCCGAAGCGCTAATGTCCCGTGACGACTGCGTGGGTACCAGCGACTCCTCCTGGGTGTTCGGCTACGCTCAGCGCAAGTGGTTTGCCATGACCAACAATAAGATGGTTCCTGTGACCCTGGTGGGGAAGGCGGACCGCGTAGGCATCCTGCTGGACTTCGAAGCGGGCCTTCTTGGGCTGGTCGACATTGAGAAACGCAGGATCGTTCACGCCATCAGGCGTCACTTCAAGACTCCCCTTTGCCCTGCTTTTGGGCTTTGGGACGGGGAGCTGCTCACGCACTCGGGCCTGGAAGAACCGGAGGGCCTCAAGGAACAGCTGTAA